The candidate division KSB1 bacterium genome segment GCGGCGTTTGGATCTCTCTGATCCGATGCGAATTGGGCCGCAGCCTTACCTGCCCTGGCGCCAAACACCAACAACTCAGTCAGAGAATTGGAACCAAGACGATTAGCTCCATTGATGTTGACACACGCGACCTCGCCCGCCGCAAATAAACCTTTTAGTGGCGTCTCTCCATGAATATCCGTATGAATCCCACCCATCATGTAGTGGACAACCGGACGCACTGGAATCATCTCTTTCAAAGGGTCAATGTTTTCGTACTTTAGACAAAGCTCACGCACAAAGGGAAGCTTGCTGTTGATGACCTTCTCACCTAGATGACGAAGATCCAGGTGAACGTAGTGGCCGTATTCCCCCTCGAGAGTCCGTCCCTTCTCTTGCTCTTTGATAAAAGCCTGGGACAGCCGGTCACGAGGTCCCAGCTCCATAGAACGCAGAACGGGTTTTGGCTGCGGAGTGCCAAGGTTGTAATCCTGCAAGTAGCGATATCCGTCCTTGTTGAGCAGCCATCCTCCTTCGGAGCGAGATGCTTCCGTTATCAGAATGCCCGTAAACGGCAACCCGGTTGGATGGTATTGAATGAACTCCATATCCTTCAGCGGCACGCCGGCGCGATAGGCGAGAGCCATACCGTCGCCATTTTTTATATTGGCATTGGTCGTAAATGGAAACACTCTTCCACACCCGCCTGTACTGATGATGACAGCCTTGGCAGTGATGGCCTCAATTCTTCCCGTAGCAAGCTCTATTGCCACCACGCCTTGACAACGTCCATCATCTACAAGCAATTTGGTAACAAACCATTCGTCATATCGTTGGATGGGATCATATTTAAGCGAGGTCTGAAATAAAGTGTGCAGCATGTGAAAGCCGGTTTTGTCGGATGCGAACCAGGTGCGTTCTATCTTCATGCCGCCAAATGGCCGCACAGCGATGCTGCCATCTTCTTCACGGCTCCAGGGACAACCCCAGTGCTCAAGCTGGATCATCTCCTCTGGTGCCTCCTTGACAAATACCTCGACGGCATCCTGGTCGCAGAGCCAGTCGGCTCCTGAAATGGTATCATAAGCATGATCTTCAAGACTGTCGTTCTGCTTGATAACTGCCGCAGCTCCTCCCTCTGCAGATACCGTGTGGCTGCGCATCGGATAAACTTTTGACACCACGGCGATGCTCAGTTTTGGATTGATTTCAGCAACAGCGATTGCGGCGCGCAACCCGGCTCCACCACCGCCAACTATCATTACATCATGCTTGTGGGCCATATGCAGAACTCTCTCCTTAAATTAGGCTACTGAAAGA includes the following:
- the frdA gene encoding fumarate reductase (quinol) flavoprotein subunit, encoding MAHKHDVMIVGGGGAGLRAAIAVAEINPKLSIAVVSKVYPMRSHTVSAEGGAAAVIKQNDSLEDHAYDTISGADWLCDQDAVEVFVKEAPEEMIQLEHWGCPWSREEDGSIAVRPFGGMKIERTWFASDKTGFHMLHTLFQTSLKYDPIQRYDEWFVTKLLVDDGRCQGVVAIELATGRIEAITAKAVIISTGGCGRVFPFTTNANIKNGDGMALAYRAGVPLKDMEFIQYHPTGLPFTGILITEASRSEGGWLLNKDGYRYLQDYNLGTPQPKPVLRSMELGPRDRLSQAFIKEQEKGRTLEGEYGHYVHLDLRHLGEKVINSKLPFVRELCLKYENIDPLKEMIPVRPVVHYMMGGIHTDIHGETPLKGLFAAGEVACVNINGANRLGSNSLTELLVFGARAGKAAAQFASDQRDPNAAIYSLAVDETKRIERQFFRNEGGKERIAKIRSEMHQAMEEGVGIYRDENSLRKSQEIINNLQERFLNLAIQDHSLTFNTELMLAIELSYMLDVAEATVQSALKRTESRGSHQRTDYPERDDGKFLTHSLAFRHESQPPRIEYLPVTITKWPPAERVYGK